The Flavobacterium marginilacus genome window below encodes:
- a CDS encoding IS982 family transposase has protein sequence MICFDKITDIFSIVDEFCKDFDKTTQSFLLGKPSKRPSIMSKSEVITIYLLFHLSGFRCFKHYYIFYVQKHMQNEFPNTVSYNRFLELMQSVLLPMTIFAKTCCLGNCTGISFVDSTPIRVCKNKRISRNKVFKGIATTGKSTMGWFHGFKLHIIINDKGELLSFAVTQANVDDREPLKNEGFLNAIFGKLFGDKGYISEKLSQLLFVDGIQLITSIRNNMKNSLMEMSDKILLRKRSIIETVNDELKNICQVEHSRHRSFTNFLSNLIAGIIAYNFLPKKPSLKYETIKTNQLAVFY, from the coding sequence ATGATTTGTTTTGATAAAATTACAGATATTTTTTCTATTGTTGATGAATTTTGCAAAGATTTTGATAAAACCACACAGTCTTTTCTGCTAGGAAAACCTTCCAAACGTCCTTCGATTATGTCAAAATCAGAAGTAATTACAATTTATTTACTTTTTCATTTGAGTGGTTTTCGCTGTTTCAAGCATTATTACATTTTTTATGTCCAAAAGCATATGCAAAATGAATTTCCTAATACAGTTTCTTATAATCGCTTTTTAGAACTAATGCAAAGTGTTCTTTTGCCAATGACAATTTTTGCCAAAACCTGTTGCTTAGGCAATTGCACAGGCATTTCGTTTGTAGACTCAACACCAATTAGAGTTTGTAAAAACAAACGAATCAGTAGAAACAAAGTTTTTAAAGGTATTGCCACTACAGGGAAATCTACAATGGGCTGGTTTCATGGGTTTAAACTCCACATCATCATTAATGACAAAGGAGAATTGTTAAGTTTTGCTGTAACTCAAGCCAACGTAGATGATAGAGAGCCACTGAAAAATGAGGGCTTTTTGAATGCTATTTTCGGAAAACTATTTGGTGATAAAGGATATATAAGCGAGAAACTCTCTCAATTATTATTTGTTGATGGAATCCAATTAATTACAAGTATTCGAAATAATATGAAAAATAGTTTGATGGAAATGAGTGATAAAATTTTACTCCGTAAACGTTCAATAATAGAAACGGTTAACGATGAACTTAAAAATATTTGCCAAGTTGAACATTCTAGACATCGTTCATTTACCAACTTTTTGTCAAATCTTATCGCTGGAATAATTGCTTATAATTTTCTGCCTAAAAAACCTTCTTTGAAATACGAAACGATTAAAACTAACCAATTGGCTGTATTTTATTAA
- a CDS encoding OmpA family protein: MKHLNKLLVAVTMVMGLSSQAQDSNNRWAIGFGVNAVDYRSSAGDGFKSHFDQPFNVSDNWNILPSVSYINVSRYVGSNFIVGLTGSINKIDKFVTAPNVVVNPGDLMYYGIDATVTYSFMELIKSKVLEPTLSVGAGYTFLGDESYGTVNPGIGLNIWFTENVGLSLLGTYKTSFGDRTYADGKTPDSPSYSQYSAGLTFKFGAKDTDGDGIYDKDDACPEVAGLKQFNGCPDTDADGIEDSKDKCPTTAGTAEFQGCADTDGDGVADPDDACPSVAGLKQFQGCPDTDGDGVTDASDKCPTVAGPVSNGGCPELDSDKDGVIDKEDACPTVSGPASNKGCPEVTEQVLQELKVQARAVYFVTGKAVLETADKGATDGRLEAIKEILKNYPNAKFAIEGHTDNTGSAKVNQKLSEDRAKVVMDKLIEKGVNPANLTSAGFGSTKPVADNKTKEGKALNRRTEIRHIGTISEGKL, translated from the coding sequence ATGAAACATCTTAACAAACTTTTAGTTGCTGTAACGATGGTGATGGGGTTAAGCTCTCAGGCACAGGACAGTAACAATAGATGGGCAATCGGTTTTGGAGTAAATGCGGTTGACTACAGATCTAGTGCTGGTGATGGCTTTAAGAGTCATTTTGATCAGCCATTTAATGTAAGTGATAACTGGAATATCCTTCCTTCTGTTTCTTACATAAACGTTTCTAGATATGTGGGGAGTAATTTTATTGTAGGGCTTACAGGTTCAATCAATAAGATTGATAAATTTGTAACTGCTCCCAATGTTGTTGTAAATCCTGGTGATTTGATGTACTATGGTATTGATGCAACAGTTACATATAGCTTTATGGAGTTGATTAAGTCTAAAGTATTAGAGCCTACATTAAGTGTTGGAGCTGGATATACTTTCTTAGGAGATGAGAGCTACGGTACAGTTAATCCAGGAATTGGATTAAATATTTGGTTTACTGAGAATGTTGGTCTTTCATTGCTAGGTACATATAAAACATCTTTCGGAGACAGAACGTATGCTGACGGAAAAACACCGGACTCTCCATCTTATTCTCAATATTCTGCAGGTCTTACTTTCAAGTTTGGCGCTAAAGATACTGACGGTGACGGAATCTATGATAAAGATGATGCTTGCCCAGAAGTTGCTGGTTTAAAACAATTTAACGGTTGTCCAGATACTGATGCTGATGGTATCGAAGATTCTAAAGATAAATGCCCTACGACTGCAGGTACAGCAGAATTCCAAGGTTGTGCTGATACAGATGGTGACGGTGTAGCAGATCCTGATGACGCTTGTCCTTCAGTTGCTGGTTTGAAACAATTCCAAGGTTGTCCTGATACTGACGGTGACGGTGTTACTGATGCTTCAGACAAATGTCCTACTGTAGCTGGTCCAGTTTCAAATGGAGGATGTCCTGAATTAGATTCTGATAAAGACGGTGTAATTGACAAAGAAGATGCTTGTCCTACAGTATCTGGTCCTGCAAGTAATAAAGGATGTCCAGAAGTAACTGAGCAAGTATTGCAAGAACTAAAAGTTCAAGCTAGAGCTGTGTATTTTGTAACTGGTAAAGCAGTTCTTGAAACAGCTGATAAAGGAGCAACAGATGGTAGATTAGAAGCGATTAAAGAAATCCTTAAAAACTATCCAAATGCTAAATTCGCTATCGAAGGTCACACAGATAACACTGGTAGCGCTAAAGTGAACCAAAAACTTTCTGAAGACAGAGCAAAAGTTGTTATGGATAAGTTAATCGAAAAAGGTGTTAATCCTGCTAACTTAACTTCAGCTGGTTTTGGATCTACTAAGCCAGTTGCTGACAACAAAACTAAAGAAGGTAAAGCATTAAACAGAAGAACTGAAATTAGACACATTGGTACAATATCCGAAGGTAAATTGTAA
- a CDS encoding ATP-binding cassette domain-containing protein, which yields MFNCQKFKYTKFYLFLQNFQPKLLIEFRLKIIFGIESADFKFVRIDGSVKTKTKDLFNEISYLPQDNYIPKVFSVKKAIELSVTKDRISEFYTDQLINTMVEKKIAHLSGGELRYLEIKIILNNSSKFILLDEPYNGLSPLMVEKVNELIMENSKIKGIIISDHNYENVIKVSNRLILLKEAKAHHLLCKEELIEKGYLKKGML from the coding sequence ATATTTAATTGTCAGAAATTTAAATATACTAAATTTTACCTTTTTCTACAAAATTTTCAACCAAAATTATTAATCGAGTTCAGGTTAAAAATTATTTTCGGAATTGAATCTGCCGATTTTAAATTTGTTAGAATTGATGGCAGTGTAAAAACTAAGACCAAGGATTTGTTTAACGAGATTAGTTATTTGCCACAGGACAATTATATTCCTAAAGTATTTTCAGTAAAAAAAGCAATAGAACTGTCCGTTACCAAAGATAGGATTTCTGAGTTTTATACTGATCAATTGATTAATACGATGGTAGAGAAGAAAATCGCCCATTTATCTGGTGGTGAATTACGGTATTTAGAAATTAAAATTATTCTCAATAATTCTTCAAAATTTATTCTGCTCGATGAACCTTATAATGGGCTATCACCTTTAATGGTCGAAAAGGTAAATGAATTGATAATGGAGAATTCAAAAATAAAAGGGATAATCATTTCCGATCATAATTATGAAAATGTAATCAAAGTGTCAAACAGATTGATTTTGCTCAAAGAAGCCAAAGCACACCATTTGCTTTGCAAAGAAGAATTGATTGAAAAAGGATATCTAAAAAAAGGAATGCTTTAG
- a CDS encoding PD-(D/E)XK nuclease family protein, translating to MTNTSFLDKIATVILQDYNDKLTETVIVLPNKRAKIFLVEALKNQTEENIFSPEIISIEDFVQDISGIRAIDPIELLFEFYAVYLSITEKNQQSFELFANWAKTLLQDFNEIDRYLLDPDHVLSYLKDIEDIKKWGIEVENKTQLLENYIDFWKLLPKYYNSLYDHLLEKGIGYQGLIYREAIKNSNNFSKSITGKQFIFAGFNALNASEEKIIQHLIASDQAKIYWDADQTFLNDPYHDAGLFVRRFKESWKHYKSNPFEWIADDFSNTKNIQVIGTPKTIGQAKIAGSIIESINKDNPRESLDNVAIVLGEENLLIPLLYSLPTTVNALNITMGYSGKNNPAQILIAKLFKMHTNALSRTNSSYVFYYKDVLDVLTHPLIEPYANTKALVGIINSNNYTFISHHKLLDLNNNANDLFLLLFQKWENGSIAVLEIISSLLLKVKNNLNNENEEEKIAKTFVYAIFKVINKLINYFSKYNVIDSIETLYAIYKQIIDLAEVSFEGEPLNGLQIMGVLESRVLDFETVIITSMNEGKFPAGKSQNSFIPYDVKRELGLPTFKEKDAIYTYHFYHLLQRAKNIYLLYNTESDGLDAGEKSRFITQLEVEKQPKHNLSHEIYNAVLPETAYSPMVIPKSEKVMMRLKEIAEKGFSPSALTSYIRNPIQFYFQKILRISEVEEVEENIALNTLGTIIHETLRVLYEPFIGKFISEIDIKNCIEKIDSEVLIQFKLVYKEGEIKKGRNLLAFEVAKRNVFNFLKMELESIKSGDAIKILELEKTFERKLEHPSLPFPVLIKGNVDRIEERNGNIRIIDYKTGKVEKTNVTLKSWKGLADDIKNDKIIQVLAYAYMYEANANGKPIEAGIVSFKNLKSGFLPFNIKEEKESTAIINSEIQSNYLEQIVSLLSEILDQTIPFEEKIV from the coding sequence ATGACAAATACTTCTTTTTTAGACAAAATAGCAACGGTAATACTACAAGATTATAATGATAAGCTAACTGAAACAGTTATAGTTTTACCTAATAAACGAGCAAAAATATTTCTTGTAGAAGCATTAAAAAATCAAACAGAAGAGAATATATTTTCACCTGAAATTATAAGTATTGAGGATTTTGTACAAGATATTTCCGGAATAAGAGCAATTGATCCCATAGAATTGTTATTTGAATTTTATGCAGTCTATTTGTCTATTACAGAAAAAAACCAACAGTCTTTTGAGCTTTTTGCCAATTGGGCAAAAACTTTACTGCAAGATTTTAATGAAATAGATCGCTATTTGTTAGATCCAGATCACGTTCTTTCTTATTTAAAAGATATTGAGGACATCAAGAAATGGGGTATTGAAGTTGAAAACAAGACCCAATTATTGGAAAATTACATTGATTTCTGGAAACTATTGCCTAAATATTATAATTCTCTCTATGATCATTTACTGGAAAAAGGCATTGGTTATCAAGGGTTAATATATAGGGAGGCAATTAAAAATAGTAATAATTTTTCAAAATCGATAACGGGCAAACAATTTATTTTTGCTGGATTTAACGCTTTGAATGCTTCTGAAGAAAAAATTATTCAGCATCTTATCGCTTCAGATCAGGCAAAAATTTATTGGGATGCTGATCAAACATTTCTCAATGATCCTTATCATGATGCTGGTTTATTTGTCCGCCGTTTTAAAGAAAGCTGGAAACATTATAAGTCAAACCCTTTTGAATGGATAGCTGATGATTTTTCGAATACTAAAAATATTCAAGTTATCGGTACTCCAAAAACAATTGGTCAAGCCAAAATAGCTGGAAGTATTATAGAAAGCATCAATAAAGATAATCCAAGGGAGTCTCTAGATAACGTGGCCATTGTTTTGGGTGAGGAGAATTTGTTAATTCCGCTGTTATATTCATTACCTACTACAGTTAATGCGTTAAACATTACTATGGGTTATTCCGGTAAAAATAATCCTGCACAAATTTTAATTGCCAAGTTGTTCAAAATGCATACCAATGCACTGTCCAGAACAAACAGCAGTTATGTTTTTTATTATAAGGATGTTTTGGATGTGTTAACCCATCCCTTGATCGAGCCTTATGCAAATACAAAAGCATTAGTTGGAATTATCAATTCAAATAACTATACGTTTATCAGCCATCACAAATTATTGGACTTAAACAATAATGCTAATGATTTATTTTTGCTTTTATTTCAAAAATGGGAGAACGGTTCAATTGCCGTTCTTGAAATTATTTCTAGTTTGCTGTTAAAGGTTAAGAATAATTTAAATAATGAAAATGAAGAGGAAAAAATAGCCAAAACTTTTGTGTATGCTATTTTTAAAGTGATTAACAAACTTATTAATTACTTTTCCAAATACAATGTAATTGATTCAATCGAGACACTTTATGCAATTTATAAACAAATAATTGATTTAGCAGAAGTCTCTTTTGAGGGAGAACCTTTAAATGGATTACAGATTATGGGTGTGCTTGAAAGCAGGGTTTTGGATTTTGAAACCGTGATTATAACTTCGATGAATGAAGGGAAATTTCCAGCGGGTAAATCGCAAAATTCATTCATTCCTTATGATGTAAAGCGAGAGTTGGGCTTGCCTACTTTTAAAGAGAAAGATGCCATTTACACCTATCACTTTTATCATTTGTTACAACGAGCTAAAAACATTTATTTGCTTTATAATACGGAAAGTGATGGACTTGATGCAGGAGAAAAAAGCCGTTTCATTACCCAATTGGAAGTTGAAAAACAGCCAAAACACAATTTGTCTCACGAAATCTACAATGCAGTTTTACCAGAAACAGCGTATTCGCCAATGGTGATTCCAAAGTCTGAAAAAGTAATGATGCGTTTGAAGGAAATTGCCGAAAAAGGATTTTCGCCTTCAGCGTTGACGAGTTATATACGTAATCCTATTCAGTTTTATTTTCAAAAGATATTACGGATCAGTGAAGTCGAAGAGGTAGAGGAAAATATTGCGCTGAATACTTTGGGGACAATTATTCACGAGACTTTGCGTGTTTTGTATGAACCTTTTATTGGCAAATTTATTTCGGAAATCGATATTAAAAATTGTATCGAGAAAATTGATTCCGAAGTTTTGATTCAATTCAAATTGGTTTACAAAGAAGGTGAAATAAAAAAGGGGCGAAATTTATTGGCTTTTGAAGTGGCAAAACGCAATGTCTTCAATTTCCTGAAAATGGAATTGGAAAGCATTAAAAGTGGAGATGCCATAAAAATTCTCGAGCTTGAAAAGACTTTTGAAAGGAAGTTAGAACACCCAAGTTTGCCATTTCCGGTTTTGATAAAAGGGAATGTGGACAGAATTGAAGAACGCAACGGAAACATCAGAATCATTGATTACAAAACCGGTAAAGTTGAAAAAACGAATGTTACCCTTAAATCTTGGAAAGGATTGGCAGATGATATTAAAAACGATAAAATTATCCAAGTTTTGGCTTACGCTTACATGTATGAAGCAAATGCTAATGGGAAACCAATAGAAGCCGGAATTGTCTCTTTTAAAAATTTAAAATCTGGTTTTCTGCCTTTTAATATTAAAGAAGAAAAAGAAAGCACTGCTATTATCAACAGTGAAATTCAATCGAATTATTTGGAGCAGATTGTTTCGTTATTGAGTGAAATATTGGATCAGACGATTCCTTTTGAGGAGAAAATTGTATAA
- a CDS encoding aminopeptidase P family protein: MKYHQIDSALFIKNRAKFMSAMKPNSVAVFNSNDIYPVSADSTLPFAQHRDIFYLSGVDQEESVLLLFPDAPYENQREILFLKETSEHIAIWEGEKLTKERAFEVSGVKTVYWLQDFEKILNEMMTYAEIMYINTNEHYRASVETETREARFVKWWKDKYPAHQVAKSNPILQRIRSVKESEELDLIQNACNITEKGFRRLLSFVKPNVTEYEIEAELIHEFIRNRSKGFAYTPIIASGNNANVLHYIENNQQCKAGDLVLLDVAAEYANYSSDLTRTIPVSGRYSDRQKAVYNAVLRVKNEATKMLTPGTLWKQYHVEVGKIMTSELLGLGLIDKADVQNENPDWPAYKKYFMHGTSHHMGLDTHDYGLLHEPMKANMVFTVEPGIYIPAEGFGIRLEDNVVVQEKGEPFNLMKNIPIEVEEIESLMNS, from the coding sequence ATGAAATATCATCAAATTGACTCTGCTCTTTTTATTAAAAACAGAGCAAAATTCATGTCTGCAATGAAACCTAATAGTGTAGCTGTATTTAATTCTAACGATATTTATCCAGTTTCTGCCGACAGCACCCTGCCTTTTGCACAGCATCGCGATATATTTTATTTGTCGGGAGTTGATCAGGAAGAGAGCGTTTTACTGCTTTTTCCAGATGCTCCGTATGAGAACCAAAGAGAAATTTTATTCCTAAAAGAAACCAGTGAGCATATTGCTATTTGGGAGGGCGAAAAACTAACCAAAGAGCGCGCTTTTGAAGTTTCGGGAGTTAAAACGGTTTATTGGCTGCAGGATTTCGAGAAAATTCTGAACGAAATGATGACTTACGCAGAAATAATGTACATCAATACCAACGAACACTACCGTGCTTCGGTCGAAACGGAAACCCGTGAGGCACGCTTTGTAAAATGGTGGAAAGACAAATATCCTGCGCATCAGGTTGCGAAAAGTAATCCAATATTACAGCGCATTCGTTCTGTAAAAGAATCGGAAGAATTAGATTTAATTCAAAATGCCTGTAATATTACCGAAAAAGGATTCAGAAGATTACTTTCATTTGTAAAACCAAACGTAACCGAATATGAGATTGAGGCTGAATTAATTCACGAATTCATACGTAACCGTTCCAAGGGTTTTGCCTACACGCCGATTATTGCTTCTGGAAACAATGCCAATGTTCTGCATTACATCGAAAATAACCAGCAATGCAAAGCAGGTGATTTAGTATTACTTGACGTTGCCGCCGAATACGCCAATTATTCGAGTGATTTAACACGTACAATTCCAGTTTCGGGACGTTATTCTGACAGACAGAAAGCGGTTTACAATGCGGTTTTGAGAGTTAAAAACGAAGCGACCAAAATGCTCACACCGGGAACACTCTGGAAACAATATCATGTAGAAGTGGGTAAAATCATGACATCGGAATTGCTTGGTTTGGGATTGATTGATAAAGCTGATGTGCAAAATGAAAACCCAGATTGGCCGGCTTACAAGAAATATTTCATGCACGGAACTTCGCACCACATGGGCTTAGATACGCATGATTACGGACTGTTGCACGAACCAATGAAAGCTAATATGGTTTTTACGGTTGAACCAGGAATTTACATTCCGGCAGAAGGCTTCGGAATCCGTTTGGAAGACAATGTGGTTGTTCAGGAAAAAGGTGAACCTTTCAACTTGATGAAAAATATTCCGATTGAAGTGGAAGAAATCGAAAGTTTGATGAATTCTTAG
- a CDS encoding ATP-binding cassette domain-containing protein, producing MKKHLLEIDSVQKTFENKNILSDVYLKCGTSDIIGLLGRNGSGKSTLLKT from the coding sequence TTGAAAAAGCATTTATTGGAGATAGACAGTGTTCAGAAAACTTTTGAGAATAAAAACATATTGTCAGATGTTTATTTGAAATGCGGGACAAGTGATATCATTGGCCTTTTGGGCAGAAATGGCTCAGGCAAATCAACTTTGCTAAAAACCTGA
- a CDS encoding alpha/beta fold hydrolase, translated as METLLYKNTQISYTDNGKGTAVVMLHGFLENKTMWDVYVSELSKKNRIITIDLLGHGETESLGYIQTMEENADVVHAVLSKLKIRKAILVGHSMGGYVSLAFAELYPEKMKGLVLLNSTSKEDSSERKKNRDRAIKAVKKDYETFIRLSIANLFSEDNREKLIKKIEEVKIQALKTPLQGIVASLEGMKIRKDREFLLHTTTYPKLLILGKKDPVLNYEENLEQIKGTHIELVTFGDGHMSSIENREELLAVLSSFIKTI; from the coding sequence TTGGAAACGCTTCTCTACAAAAACACACAAATATCCTATACTGATAACGGAAAAGGCACTGCAGTAGTCATGCTTCATGGATTTTTGGAAAATAAAACGATGTGGGATGTTTATGTTTCCGAATTAAGTAAAAAAAACCGAATCATAACCATCGATTTATTAGGTCACGGAGAAACCGAAAGTTTGGGCTACATCCAAACCATGGAAGAAAATGCCGATGTGGTTCATGCCGTTTTATCCAAATTAAAAATTCGAAAAGCAATTCTTGTAGGACATTCGATGGGTGGCTATGTTTCTTTGGCTTTCGCCGAATTGTATCCGGAGAAAATGAAAGGATTGGTGTTGCTCAATTCCACTTCCAAAGAAGACAGCTCCGAAAGAAAGAAAAACAGAGACCGTGCCATCAAAGCGGTCAAAAAAGATTACGAAACTTTCATCAGGCTTTCCATCGCTAATTTATTCAGTGAAGACAATAGAGAAAAACTAATCAAAAAAATCGAAGAAGTAAAAATTCAGGCTTTAAAAACACCTTTACAAGGAATAGTAGCGTCTCTAGAAGGAATGAAAATCCGTAAAGACAGGGAATTTCTGCTGCATACAACCACTTATCCAAAATTATTGATTTTAGGAAAAAAAGATCCTGTTCTCAATTATGAAGAAAATCTCGAGCAAATAAAAGGTACCCATATCGAATTGGTGACTTTTGGTGATGGTCACATGAGTTCGATAGAAAACCGAGAAGAATTACTTGCAGTTTTAAGTTCTTTTATCAAAACAATCTAA
- a CDS encoding TIGR00266 family protein yields the protein MQAHEIDYQIFGEEMQYVEIELDPQEIVIAEAGSFMMMENNIQMETIFGDGSQQQGSGLFGKLLNAGKRVLTGESLFMTAFLNQGYTKSKVSFASPYPGKILPIDLTQFQGKFICQKSSFLCAAKGVSVGIEFSQKLGRGLFGGEGFIMQKIEGDGMAFVHSGGTMAKKELAHGEVLKVDTGCIIGFTKDVDYDIEFIGGIKNSIFGGEGLFYATLKGPGTVYIQSLPFSRLADRIIASAPRAGGNSRDEGSLLGGLGNLLDGDNRF from the coding sequence ATGCAAGCACACGAAATAGATTATCAAATATTTGGGGAAGAAATGCAGTATGTCGAAATAGAACTGGATCCGCAGGAAATAGTAATTGCCGAAGCGGGAAGTTTTATGATGATGGAAAACAACATACAAATGGAAACCATATTTGGCGATGGTTCACAACAGCAGGGTTCGGGTTTGTTTGGCAAGCTTTTAAACGCAGGAAAGAGAGTCCTTACTGGCGAAAGCTTGTTCATGACGGCATTCCTAAACCAAGGCTACACTAAAAGCAAAGTTTCATTTGCCTCGCCATATCCCGGAAAAATCCTTCCTATTGATTTAACGCAGTTTCAAGGGAAATTTATTTGTCAAAAAAGCTCTTTCCTTTGCGCTGCCAAAGGTGTTTCTGTCGGAATAGAATTCTCTCAAAAACTAGGACGTGGTCTTTTTGGCGGGGAAGGTTTTATCATGCAAAAGATAGAAGGAGACGGAATGGCATTCGTACATTCGGGAGGAACAATGGCCAAAAAAGAATTAGCTCATGGTGAAGTCCTAAAAGTCGATACGGGCTGTATCATTGGTTTTACCAAAGATGTTGATTATGATATCGAATTTATAGGTGGCATCAAGAATTCGATTTTTGGAGGCGAAGGCTTGTTTTATGCAACTTTAAAAGGACCAGGAACGGTTTACATACAATCATTGCCTTTCTCCAGATTGGCGGATCGTATTATTGCTTCAGCACCAAGAGCAGGCGGAAACAGTCGTGATGAAGGAAGTTTACTTGGCGGATTGGGGAATTTATTGGATGGTGATAATAGGTTTTAA
- a CDS encoding Gfo/Idh/MocA family protein translates to MQKIKTALLSYGMSGKVFHAPFLELHEGFELLGSWERSKQLIQLDYPNVKSFATFEEVLQSDADLVIVNTPTSTHFDYTKQVLLAGKHAIVEKAFTTTVAEAQELADIAKEKGLKLSVFQNRRWDSDLKTVRQIVSSDVLGELVEAEFHFDRYNPILSPKVHKETANAGAGILKDLGPHIIDQALYLFGFPKSVFADIRITREHSLVDDWFDILLFYSDFRVRLKAGFFVREANPAYVVHGKKGSFLKPRGDVQEDELKLGKKPNLDTWGTEPKELEGFLHTEINGEIIKKKVPTLQGNYYDYFDGVYQSIVNDSFEPVTAQDGTRVMQIIEASIQSSEQKKAIGL, encoded by the coding sequence ATGCAAAAAATAAAAACCGCACTATTATCATACGGGATGTCTGGAAAAGTTTTCCATGCGCCATTTTTAGAACTGCATGAAGGATTTGAGTTGCTTGGTTCTTGGGAAAGAAGCAAACAATTAATACAATTGGACTACCCAAATGTAAAAAGTTTTGCCACGTTTGAAGAAGTGCTTCAAAGTGATGCTGACTTGGTTATTGTAAATACGCCAACCAGCACTCATTTCGATTACACAAAACAGGTTTTACTAGCAGGAAAACACGCCATTGTCGAAAAAGCATTTACCACTACGGTTGCCGAAGCTCAGGAATTGGCAGATATAGCCAAAGAAAAAGGATTGAAACTTTCGGTATTTCAAAACCGTAGATGGGACAGTGATTTAAAAACCGTACGGCAGATCGTTTCGAGCGACGTTCTTGGAGAATTAGTCGAAGCCGAGTTTCATTTCGATCGTTACAATCCAATTTTGAGTCCGAAAGTGCATAAAGAAACAGCTAATGCTGGAGCTGGAATTCTAAAGGATTTAGGACCGCATATCATTGATCAGGCATTGTATTTATTTGGATTTCCAAAAAGTGTTTTTGCCGATATCCGCATAACGAGAGAACATTCGTTGGTAGATGATTGGTTTGATATTCTGCTTTTTTATTCGGATTTTAGAGTGAGATTAAAAGCTGGTTTTTTTGTTAGAGAAGCCAATCCGGCCTATGTTGTTCACGGCAAAAAAGGTTCGTTCCTGAAACCTCGCGGTGATGTGCAGGAAGACGAATTGAAATTGGGCAAAAAACCAAACTTGGATACTTGGGGAACCGAACCAAAGGAACTGGAAGGCTTTTTGCATACCGAAATTAATGGCGAAATCATTAAGAAAAAAGTTCCAACACTTCAAGGGAATTATTATGATTATTTTGATGGTGTTTATCAGTCGATTGTAAATGATTCGTTCGAACCTGTCACAGCGCAGGACGGCACACGTGTAATGCAGATTATCGAGGCTTCCATTCAAAGCAGTGAACAGAAAAAAGCAATCGGCTTATAA